From one Paenibacillus sp. FSL K6-1330 genomic stretch:
- a CDS encoding sugar ABC transporter permease — protein sequence MHTLKHTKWAIFLGLAPALIIYICIAIFPIGLSVYYSLMNWDGITPMRFIGLDNFVDIFKDDIFWLSVKNNIIIMFTGIAGQIPLGLLLALLLNRGLKGSSFFRTIGFLPVVISSVMVSLIWGMVYNTEYGMLNNLLGVLGLESWQQNWLGDPFWSMISISIAYIWQNCGLYMIILLAALQNIPDEVNEAAALDGATGLSRIMRITIPMIRGTLLVSVVYSISNSFRVFDLIQIMTGGGPAHATEVMTVYMYNNSFMNMRFGYGSAVSVLILLFSLIVITIVNRLAREKE from the coding sequence ATGCATACGCTTAAGCATACGAAATGGGCTATTTTCTTGGGCTTGGCGCCAGCACTCATTATCTATATATGTATTGCCATATTTCCCATCGGCTTATCGGTTTATTATTCATTAATGAACTGGGACGGAATCACGCCCATGCGTTTTATCGGGCTGGACAATTTCGTAGATATTTTCAAAGATGATATTTTTTGGCTGTCCGTTAAGAACAACATCATTATCATGTTTACCGGGATAGCGGGTCAGATTCCGCTTGGCCTGCTGCTGGCCCTGCTGCTGAATCGAGGACTCAAGGGCTCCAGCTTCTTCCGGACCATCGGATTCCTGCCGGTCGTCATTTCATCGGTTATGGTATCCCTGATCTGGGGCATGGTGTACAACACGGAATACGGGATGCTGAATAACCTGCTCGGCGTTCTGGGTCTTGAGAGCTGGCAGCAAAATTGGCTGGGGGATCCGTTCTGGTCCATGATCTCCATCAGCATCGCTTATATATGGCAAAACTGCGGCTTATATATGATCATTCTATTGGCCGCACTGCAGAATATACCCGATGAAGTCAATGAGGCGGCTGCCCTGGACGGGGCGACCGGACTAAGCCGGATCATGCGGATTACGATCCCGATGATCCGAGGAACATTGCTCGTGTCCGTTGTCTACAGCATCAGCAATTCGTTCCGCGTGTTCGATCTGATCCAGATCATGACGGGCGGCGGACCGGCACATGCGACGGAGGTTATGACCGTCTATATGTACAACAACTCGTTTATGAATATGAGATTCGGCTACGGCAGTGCAGTGTCCGTATTGATTCTGCTGTTTAGCCTTATCGTCATCACGATCGTAAATCGATTGGCGAGAGAAAAGGAATAG
- a CDS encoding carbohydrate ABC transporter permease codes for MYRQTKWFHLSAYTFLGIFAIINIIPFFWMIVDSFKTEQEYAANPFSIPTELQFSNYAKAWEVANMDTYFLNSIIVTVVSLVVTVLLGSLAAYFLARFNFKLRGATYAIFLLGMVVPIHATLIPIFLIMRNLHLLDTHLSLILPYTAFHLSLTIFILEGFMRGFPKDLEESGVMDGAGVFKIFWSIILPITRPAISTVVILNFIYNWNEYLFALVLISSSSLKTLPLGLANFVGIETASLTLQMAALTIALIPIIIFYLLLQKQLVNGMTAGAVKG; via the coding sequence ATGTACAGACAAACGAAATGGTTCCATTTATCGGCATACACTTTTTTGGGCATATTCGCTATTATTAATATAATCCCTTTCTTTTGGATGATCGTAGATTCGTTCAAAACCGAGCAGGAATATGCGGCGAACCCGTTCTCCATACCGACCGAGCTGCAGTTCTCCAATTACGCGAAGGCATGGGAAGTGGCGAATATGGATACCTACTTCCTTAACAGCATCATCGTAACGGTCGTATCGTTGGTTGTGACGGTCCTTCTTGGATCGCTTGCGGCGTACTTCTTGGCAAGGTTCAATTTTAAGCTGCGCGGTGCAACTTACGCGATATTTCTGCTGGGCATGGTCGTTCCGATTCATGCGACCTTGATTCCGATTTTCTTGATCATGCGGAATCTGCATTTGCTGGATACCCACTTATCGCTGATTCTTCCATACACGGCGTTCCATTTGTCCTTGACGATCTTTATCCTGGAGGGTTTCATGAGAGGGTTTCCAAAGGATTTGGAGGAGTCGGGCGTCATGGACGGCGCGGGCGTATTCAAGATTTTCTGGTCGATCATATTACCGATCACGCGTCCGGCGATTTCAACCGTCGTGATCTTGAACTTTATCTATAATTGGAACGAGTACTTGTTCGCACTCGTCTTGATCAGTTCATCGTCGCTGAAAACATTGCCGCTTGGGCTTGCCAACTTTGTCGGCATTGAGACGGCCAGCCTTACGCTGCAAATGGCTGCGTTGACGATCGCGCTTATACCGATCATTATATTTTACCTGCTCCTGCAAAAGCAGCTCGTTAACGGCATGACGGCAGGCGCAGTTAAAGGTTAA
- a CDS encoding sensor histidine kinase — protein sequence MRSSLGWIGNYGLKQKALVIFLFFVILPTLGVGVLAQDKLNEVLRGQFIQSSQRSLEIVTNQLEEQTAMIEDIADYLILSNDMRQYLRLDPPPESGRAEQLKQNLEGFLTFQLMSKNYIKSISITGFNGNSIEMGEPIHGNEESWNRLADEHKGGIVWSNGYPSTSGWYGEVNLVSLFRVLNSYDEITLPLARLVIRMDEASILKQLQRGLTRDEGMVFIVDSEGQIVLPSKEMFPLNIGDWEAFTDIVTAGTMGSSTYRHDGEAYLTFHQRMENTDWTIVSMVPKAALDQDVRGVSILMQVILIGILLLGLSALIGFHYTIIRPILRLKIETNRVKLGDFNARVPIRSKDEISELNRRFNDMVSTIQELIEHKYKLELRERESELRLLQEQMDPHFLYNTLDMIRWTARLEKAVESSQLIEILSRFLRSSLNNGHYETSLAKEMEFVRSYLYLQQRRLGRKLKYALYMEYDLANSLTLKATIQPLVENFLKHGLDRREPVARITVIAYKREDEIWIDVQDNGRGMDDSTLEEVRESLRIGVQAGRTRGALSNIHERLYLFFGERYGLEVIEASSQGTLIRLKLPYSETYGGESYDATREDSKNADR from the coding sequence ATGCGCAGCAGTTTGGGCTGGATCGGGAATTATGGTCTGAAACAGAAGGCTCTGGTCATTTTCCTCTTTTTTGTCATTCTGCCTACGCTGGGGGTCGGCGTCCTGGCCCAAGACAAGCTGAACGAAGTGCTGCGCGGCCAATTTATCCAATCAAGCCAGCGCAGCCTGGAGATCGTAACGAACCAGCTGGAAGAACAAACGGCCATGATCGAGGATATAGCCGATTATTTGATATTGAGCAATGACATGCGCCAATACCTGCGCCTTGATCCACCGCCAGAGAGCGGGAGGGCGGAGCAGTTGAAGCAGAATCTCGAAGGATTCCTGACGTTTCAGCTCATGTCCAAAAACTATATTAAATCGATTTCGATCACCGGGTTTAACGGCAATTCCATTGAGATGGGCGAGCCGATTCACGGCAACGAAGAGTCTTGGAACCGGCTGGCGGACGAGCATAAAGGCGGAATCGTGTGGAGCAACGGCTATCCTTCCACCAGCGGCTGGTATGGTGAAGTAAACCTCGTCTCATTGTTCCGGGTTCTGAATTCCTATGACGAAATCACGCTCCCGCTTGCCCGGCTCGTCATCCGCATGGATGAAGCCAGTATACTTAAACAGCTGCAGCGGGGGTTGACGCGGGACGAAGGCATGGTGTTTATTGTGGATTCGGAAGGTCAAATCGTACTGCCTTCCAAAGAAATGTTTCCCTTGAATATCGGAGATTGGGAAGCGTTTACGGATATCGTAACCGCAGGGACGATGGGCTCTTCCACATACCGACACGACGGGGAAGCGTATTTGACCTTTCATCAACGGATGGAGAATACCGATTGGACGATCGTTTCCATGGTGCCCAAGGCTGCGTTGGATCAGGATGTACGCGGCGTATCCATCTTGATGCAGGTCATTCTCATCGGAATTCTCCTGTTGGGCTTATCGGCCTTGATCGGGTTCCACTATACGATTATCAGGCCGATCCTGCGCCTGAAGATTGAGACCAATCGCGTAAAGCTCGGCGATTTCAACGCTCGGGTGCCCATTCGTTCCAAGGATGAGATTTCCGAGCTGAACCGCAGGTTTAACGATATGGTCTCCACGATTCAGGAACTGATCGAGCATAAATACAAGCTGGAACTGAGGGAGCGCGAATCCGAGCTGCGCCTGCTGCAGGAGCAGATGGATCCGCATTTTCTCTATAATACGCTGGATATGATCCGCTGGACCGCCAGGCTGGAGAAGGCCGTCGAGTCCAGCCAGCTCATCGAAATTTTGTCCCGATTCCTGCGTTCCAGTCTGAACAATGGCCATTACGAGACCAGCCTTGCTAAAGAAATGGAATTCGTACGCTCCTATTTGTATTTGCAGCAGAGACGGCTGGGGCGTAAACTGAAATATGCGCTGTACATGGAATATGATCTGGCGAATTCGCTTACCTTGAAGGCTACCATTCAGCCTTTGGTCGAGAATTTTCTCAAGCATGGCCTTGATCGGCGCGAGCCGGTCGCCAGAATAACGGTCATCGCGTATAAGCGGGAGGATGAGATTTGGATCGACGTGCAGGATAACGGCCGGGGTATGGACGATTCTACTTTGGAAGAAGTCAGGGAATCCCTGCGAATCGGAGTCCAAGCCGGCCGCACACGAGGTGCGCTCAGCAACATACATGAACGTTTATACCTATTTTTCGGAGAACGCTACGGACTGGAAGTGATTGAGGCTTCATCGCAAGGAACCTTGATTCGCCTCAAGCTTCCATATTCTGAAACCTACGGTGGTGAATCGTACGATGCAACACGTGAAGACAGTAAAAATGCTGATCGTTGA
- a CDS encoding response regulator, with protein sequence MQHVKTVKMLIVDDEPVICQGLHYTIDWADYGVEVVAEAYDGNEALQVVQEHEIDLVLTDIRMEGMDGLQLAKELKRCHPQVRVIMISGYEEFEYARQAIKLDVTDYLLKPVDIDELVAAVTGIVEDIRNQDTRVDGSSKDAELWLSDMAAHNETSLAKAVPGDLVNGAEYKLMATQLEKFSNLAASVSEQDLTMLQHVWIRTVRESLETSGIRQISVFVHKNLLLTLLMTDQPRPKRQWEEILQAMLDAWPEEHRLYGAVSDAYASPDQTAAICSEVRALLPYYALEQRPLLDREYKSEVDNGRAKHDFDSADMVSKLSVALFKQDAEMLEELIDGMFRFFRDQRYLLTDMVNVCDELSIMLRQRLRQSGLTQLEHGLERTIDLEVFNHPDAIRLAISTEVFDLLQLIDKVGIDRSFWIIEKAKKYMADHYLSELKASEVAAYLKITPSYFSNIFKQSTGKSFSEYMNELRINEARKLLLTTQDKVFEIADRVGYKEYKYFVSVFKLYTGMTPKKYRVLNIKE encoded by the coding sequence ATGCAACACGTGAAGACAGTAAAAATGCTGATCGTTGACGATGAACCGGTGATCTGTCAGGGCTTGCACTATACCATTGACTGGGCGGATTATGGAGTCGAGGTCGTCGCCGAGGCTTATGATGGCAATGAAGCTTTGCAGGTGGTGCAGGAACACGAGATTGATCTGGTTCTGACGGACATCCGAATGGAGGGAATGGACGGGCTTCAGCTTGCTAAGGAGCTGAAGCGCTGCCACCCTCAGGTTCGGGTCATCATGATCAGCGGTTATGAGGAATTCGAGTATGCCCGCCAAGCCATCAAGCTTGATGTAACCGATTACTTGCTGAAGCCCGTCGATATTGACGAATTGGTGGCCGCCGTGACGGGAATCGTGGAAGACATTCGCAACCAAGATACCCGTGTCGACGGATCATCGAAGGATGCCGAGCTGTGGCTTTCCGACATGGCAGCGCATAATGAAACTTCATTGGCCAAGGCGGTGCCCGGCGATTTAGTAAACGGTGCCGAATATAAACTCATGGCTACGCAGCTGGAGAAGTTCTCGAACCTTGCAGCTTCCGTATCGGAACAGGATTTAACGATGCTGCAGCATGTATGGATCCGGACGGTTCGTGAAAGCCTCGAAACCAGCGGAATTCGTCAAATATCCGTGTTTGTGCATAAAAATTTGCTGTTGACCCTGCTGATGACGGATCAGCCTCGCCCGAAGCGGCAGTGGGAAGAAATTCTGCAGGCGATGCTGGATGCCTGGCCGGAAGAGCATCGTTTGTACGGCGCGGTATCGGATGCTTACGCTTCCCCGGACCAAACGGCAGCCATCTGCTCGGAGGTGCGAGCGTTATTGCCTTATTATGCCTTGGAACAGCGCCCCTTGCTGGATCGCGAATATAAGTCCGAGGTGGATAACGGCCGGGCCAAGCACGATTTCGACAGTGCCGATATGGTCTCGAAACTGTCCGTGGCTTTATTCAAGCAGGATGCCGAAATGCTGGAAGAGCTAATCGACGGCATGTTCCGATTTTTCCGGGATCAGCGGTACCTGTTGACGGATATGGTGAACGTGTGTGATGAACTGTCCATCATGCTTAGGCAGCGACTTCGTCAAAGCGGTCTGACCCAGCTGGAGCATGGCCTCGAGAGAACGATCGATCTGGAGGTGTTCAATCATCCCGACGCGATTCGTCTGGCGATATCCACGGAAGTTTTTGACCTGCTGCAGCTGATCGACAAGGTCGGCATCGACAGGTCGTTCTGGATCATTGAGAAGGCCAAGAAGTATATGGCGGATCATTATCTGAGCGAACTGAAAGCGTCTGAAGTGGCGGCGTATTTAAAGATTACGCCAAGCTACTTCAGCAATATTTTCAAACAAAGCACAGGAAAAAGCTTCAGCGAATACATGAACGAATTGCGCATCAACGAGGCAAGAAAGCTGCTGCTGACGACGCAGGACAAGGTGTTTGAGATTGCCGACCGCGTCGGCTACAAAGAATACAAGTATTTTGTATCCGTCTTCAAACTGTACACGGGCATGACGCCCAAGAAATATCGGGTCTTGAATATCAAAGAATGA
- a CDS encoding glycoside hydrolase family 3 N-terminal domain-containing protein, whose protein sequence is MEKYRNAALPVDERVEDLLSRMTLREKVGQLNQHLYGWMAYRRSEGTETEFELTDLFKDHVEWGAGMGALYGLFRADPWSGVTYENGVPTRDNAKVANAIQRYVIEHSRLGIPVLLSEECPHGHQALDGTLLPVNTAIGSTWNPELIEQAYSQVASEIRSRGAHLGLVSVLDILQDPRWGRSEECYGEDPYLAARMTEAVVFGMQGRNPEEWSSPNKAAAVLKHLCAQGAGQGGRNAGPVPAGERELREIHLPAAEAGIKAGAAGVMAAYNELDGIPCHANDKLLTGILRDEWGFDGIVMADGTAIDRLVSITGDYESAAALALSSGVDLSLWDKSFTTLEQAVKQGKADMESIDRAVGRVLGLKFRLGLFEQPYVDEGLAASTVNNAAAKNLNASVAREAVVLLKNDKDVLPLSGGSIKRLAVIGPNADRLYNQLGDYTSVQREGSGVTALQGIRMAAPAGTDIVFAPGCSVRGMSTQGLPEAIEAARSADAVVLVLGGSSARQFGDAFDNNGAAIVAEGDPTEMDCGEGVDLADLRLGGIQEQLVREIHAIGKPLITVLIQGRPLAIGEVAELSDALLCAWYPGSEGGRAIGEILFGQVNPSGKLPVSIPRSVGQLPVYYNQKNAGRPRPYVDMPSKPLYPFGFGLSYSTFEYGSLTISQKEMTLEELRSGGRVEVCVEMKNTGKMKGDEVVQLYIQADQSGITRRLRELKGFKKVALEPGDVTTVTFELGFEELAIWNRNMEFEVVPCRVSLIVGGHSDWDTGVVELKIKA, encoded by the coding sequence ATGGAGAAATATCGTAATGCTGCGCTCCCCGTAGACGAGCGTGTTGAGGATTTGTTATCCAGAATGACGCTGCGAGAGAAGGTCGGGCAGCTGAATCAGCACTTGTACGGCTGGATGGCTTATCGTCGAAGCGAAGGAACCGAAACGGAGTTTGAACTGACCGACTTATTCAAGGATCATGTCGAGTGGGGAGCCGGAATGGGAGCGCTGTACGGACTGTTCCGGGCGGATCCCTGGTCCGGAGTGACTTATGAGAACGGGGTTCCTACGCGAGACAACGCGAAGGTGGCGAATGCCATCCAGCGCTATGTAATCGAACACAGCCGGCTGGGCATTCCCGTCCTGCTCTCGGAGGAATGTCCTCATGGCCATCAAGCGCTTGACGGAACGCTTCTGCCCGTCAATACGGCCATCGGTTCCACCTGGAATCCCGAATTAATTGAACAAGCCTATTCCCAGGTAGCCTCCGAGATCCGCAGCCGAGGCGCGCATTTAGGGTTGGTCTCGGTATTGGACATCCTGCAGGATCCGCGGTGGGGACGCTCCGAGGAGTGTTACGGAGAAGACCCTTACCTGGCTGCGCGAATGACGGAAGCGGTTGTGTTTGGCATGCAGGGAAGAAACCCGGAAGAATGGAGTAGTCCGAATAAGGCAGCTGCCGTGCTCAAGCATCTGTGCGCACAGGGAGCAGGGCAGGGCGGTCGGAATGCGGGCCCGGTTCCCGCAGGCGAGCGGGAACTGCGGGAAATTCACCTGCCTGCCGCGGAGGCTGGGATCAAGGCAGGAGCGGCTGGCGTCATGGCGGCCTATAATGAACTCGACGGCATTCCGTGTCATGCCAATGATAAGCTGTTAACCGGCATTCTGAGAGATGAATGGGGATTTGATGGAATTGTCATGGCGGATGGAACGGCCATCGACCGATTGGTGTCCATTACGGGAGACTATGAATCGGCAGCGGCGCTTGCCCTGTCATCCGGGGTGGACCTAAGCCTGTGGGACAAGTCGTTTACGACGCTTGAACAAGCGGTGAAACAAGGGAAGGCCGATATGGAGAGCATCGACCGCGCGGTTGGTCGAGTGCTTGGGCTGAAATTCCGATTGGGGCTGTTCGAGCAGCCATACGTTGACGAGGGTTTGGCTGCTTCGACCGTAAACAATGCAGCTGCTAAAAACTTGAATGCATCCGTCGCGAGAGAAGCGGTAGTGCTGCTTAAGAACGACAAAGACGTACTGCCGCTGAGTGGCGGCAGCATCAAACGACTGGCGGTCATCGGCCCTAACGCTGACAGGCTCTATAACCAGCTTGGGGACTACACCAGCGTACAGCGCGAGGGCAGCGGAGTCACGGCGCTTCAAGGCATTCGGATGGCTGCACCCGCAGGTACAGACATCGTCTTCGCTCCCGGATGCAGCGTCCGAGGCATGTCCACGCAAGGCTTGCCTGAAGCGATCGAAGCCGCCCGTTCCGCGGATGCGGTCGTGCTCGTGCTTGGCGGCAGCAGCGCCCGGCAATTCGGGGACGCATTCGATAATAACGGCGCAGCGATCGTAGCGGAAGGGGATCCGACGGAGATGGATTGCGGCGAAGGTGTCGATCTTGCCGATCTGCGATTAGGCGGCATTCAGGAACAGCTGGTACGTGAAATTCACGCCATTGGTAAACCATTGATTACGGTACTCATTCAGGGACGTCCGCTGGCCATCGGCGAGGTGGCTGAGCTCAGCGATGCCTTGCTGTGCGCTTGGTATCCCGGCAGTGAAGGAGGCCGTGCCATCGGAGAGATCCTGTTCGGCCAGGTGAACCCGAGCGGCAAACTGCCCGTTTCGATCCCGCGCTCCGTGGGTCAATTGCCGGTTTATTATAATCAGAAAAATGCAGGGCGCCCTCGCCCTTATGTCGATATGCCGTCCAAACCGTTATATCCGTTCGGATTCGGCTTGAGTTACAGCACGTTCGAATACGGTTCTCTGACCATCTCGCAGAAAGAAATGACGCTTGAAGAGCTTCGATCCGGAGGTCGTGTCGAAGTGTGCGTGGAGATGAAGAACACCGGAAAGATGAAGGGAGACGAAGTTGTACAGCTCTACATACAAGCCGATCAATCAGGGATAACCCGCCGTTTACGGGAATTGAAGGGATTCAAAAAGGTAGCGCTGGAGCCTGGTGATGTAACCACCGTCACGTTCGAGCTTGGCTTCGAGGAGTTGGCTATTTGGAATCGAAACATGGAATTCGAAGTGGTCCCTTGCAGAGTTAGCCTCATTGTTGGCGGGCACTCGGATTGGGACACCGGTGTTGTTGAGTTGAAGATAAAGGCCTGA
- a CDS encoding TetR/AcrR family transcriptional regulator, which translates to MRDRIVEAASKEIRRSGLRFTMGELAKQLGMSTKTLYGYFPSKDVLIATILHEAIVELQEKEKDIMGNPDLTTLDKLKRCLILIPTDFQFIGLNLITELQRYYPDQWKTLDQFLNKQWDSITELFQEGINQGWLRPFNTKIFIDLYVGGLYRLIEDSAANKSSMTLQEGLREMGEILLAGIIKREA; encoded by the coding sequence TTGAGAGACCGAATTGTCGAGGCGGCAAGCAAGGAAATCCGGAGAAGCGGATTGCGATTTACGATGGGTGAGCTGGCCAAACAGCTGGGGATGAGCACAAAGACGCTGTACGGATACTTCCCTTCGAAGGATGTACTTATTGCAACGATTCTTCATGAGGCCATTGTCGAACTTCAAGAAAAAGAAAAGGACATCATGGGTAATCCTGACCTGACTACACTCGATAAACTTAAGCGATGCCTCATCCTTATCCCGACTGATTTTCAGTTTATCGGATTGAACCTCATAACCGAGCTCCAGCGTTATTATCCTGATCAATGGAAGACGCTGGATCAATTTCTGAATAAGCAATGGGACAGCATTACTGAACTATTTCAGGAAGGAATCAATCAAGGATGGTTACGCCCTTTTAATACCAAAATATTTATTGATTTGTATGTAGGAGGTCTTTATCGATTAATTGAGGACTCAGCAGCAAACAAGAGCAGCATGACTCTACAGGAAGGGCTACGTGAGATGGGAGAGATTCTTTTGGCCGGTATCATCAAGCGGGAAGCTTGA
- a CDS encoding YvaD family protein → MSKTLKGLFLFTDIGFILYWVVTALALIPKEYLYQDYTNELLVVWNWSFFPLDILISITGIYSLHLHKHMNVKWRSFALISLILTFCSGLQAIVFWIMKTDFDIMWWAPNLYLMLYPLFFIPKLLETKEPR, encoded by the coding sequence TTGAGTAAAACATTAAAAGGTTTGTTTTTATTTACGGATATCGGATTTATCTTGTATTGGGTCGTCACCGCACTAGCATTAATTCCCAAGGAATATTTATATCAGGATTATACCAATGAGCTGTTAGTGGTTTGGAATTGGTCGTTCTTCCCGCTGGATATACTCATTTCCATCACCGGGATATACAGTCTTCACCTACATAAACACATGAATGTAAAGTGGAGAAGCTTTGCCTTAATATCGCTTATCCTGACATTTTGTTCCGGGCTGCAGGCGATCGTTTTCTGGATCATGAAGACCGATTTCGACATCATGTGGTGGGCCCCTAATCTGTACCTCATGTTATATCCTTTGTTCTTCATCCCAAAACTGCTAGAGACCAAGGAGCCGCGTTAA
- a CDS encoding helveticin J family class III bacteriocin, giving the protein MVDVQGLNHMKRHLKILTSAILAALVFCMSGLPAFAATPEKTLNASATLAYNLKGLNHNVAVQKAYIADKYLYVTQRSKGNCYLSRLLINGKDATYVDEMTVTNTGHCQTLDMYTYNGINYFYFSSKADPSTDYYWSLQVARLQYSAGKTVDYTDLHRFTYMNYANKTGARLGETYRVDGGGNSTHTVFRVQTKEGTVTWSIYDTVALNKLLDSNEQVRMDSAAAVNAAVSSFTQSGSAIVRPNGSFQGADMLGQTKIYTSGGAEGDIPQIAMMTNAGTYKTLVKITNVGNHEIEGVQTKNSNVYFTIVTDPVNKKDTQKVYYVPDSIFN; this is encoded by the coding sequence ATGGTTGACGTTCAAGGGTTGAACCATATGAAAAGGCACTTAAAAATTCTCACGTCCGCAATACTTGCAGCTCTCGTGTTTTGTATGTCCGGATTGCCCGCATTCGCGGCAACTCCTGAGAAAACGCTCAACGCTTCGGCAACGCTTGCCTACAATTTAAAGGGACTTAATCATAACGTGGCAGTTCAAAAGGCTTATATCGCGGATAAATATCTCTATGTCACGCAGCGGTCGAAGGGAAATTGCTATCTTTCAAGACTGCTCATTAACGGGAAAGACGCTACTTATGTAGATGAAATGACCGTTACGAATACCGGCCACTGCCAAACGCTGGATATGTATACGTACAACGGCATCAATTACTTTTATTTCAGTTCGAAGGCAGATCCTTCAACGGACTATTACTGGTCGCTGCAGGTAGCAAGACTTCAATATTCGGCTGGAAAAACCGTAGATTATACGGATTTGCATCGTTTCACCTACATGAATTACGCCAATAAAACGGGAGCAAGGCTAGGCGAGACCTACCGTGTGGATGGCGGCGGCAACAGTACTCATACGGTGTTCCGCGTACAGACAAAAGAAGGGACTGTAACTTGGTCCATTTATGACACGGTCGCACTCAATAAGCTTCTGGACAGCAATGAACAGGTGAGGATGGACAGCGCAGCTGCAGTTAACGCCGCCGTCAGCAGCTTTACGCAGTCGGGCAGTGCAATCGTAAGGCCGAATGGCTCCTTCCAGGGGGCCGATATGCTGGGTCAGACGAAAATCTATACATCAGGCGGTGCGGAAGGCGACATCCCGCAGATTGCCATGATGACCAACGCAGGGACATACAAAACCCTCGTGAAAATCACCAATGTGGGGAACCATGAAATCGAGGGAGTGCAGACAAAGAACAGCAACGTTTATTTTACGATCGTTACGGACCCGGTAAACAAAAAAGATACGCAAAAAGTGTATTACGTTCCGGACAGCATATTTAATTAA
- a CDS encoding endonuclease/exonuclease/phosphatase family protein: MKKSIISFIACLLFVPMFTTGVLAAEKGQGKEVSITVMSYNIHHGVGLDEQLSLQRIADVIRDSGAEIVGLQEVDRYYGERSDFQDQAKELAGLLGYHYAYGVNLDLEPEEGQTNNRQYGTAIVSKYPILRSENVLLNSFGKEQRGVLHAVVNLKGIHVDVYNTHLGLDVTSRTAQAQEIIDLASASEGPMLLMGDFNAEPDSSEFKLLLDSGLFVNSFQGIDDAYTFPVINPSATIDYILTSPTVQHSNQRVIYTEASDHLPIAADVSFQR; this comes from the coding sequence ATGAAAAAGAGCATCATCTCATTTATCGCTTGCCTGTTGTTTGTTCCCATGTTTACAACGGGGGTGCTGGCGGCTGAAAAAGGACAAGGCAAAGAAGTAAGCATAACGGTGATGTCTTACAACATCCATCACGGGGTTGGATTGGATGAGCAGTTAAGCCTGCAAAGAATTGCCGATGTCATCCGTGATTCCGGCGCAGAGATTGTCGGCCTTCAAGAAGTGGACCGGTATTACGGGGAACGAAGCGACTTTCAAGACCAGGCGAAGGAACTGGCGGGTTTGTTAGGTTATCACTATGCTTATGGTGTCAATCTTGATTTGGAGCCGGAGGAAGGACAGACGAACAACCGTCAGTACGGAACTGCCATTGTTAGCAAGTATCCGATCCTTCGATCCGAGAATGTTTTGTTAAACAGCTTCGGGAAGGAGCAGCGCGGTGTACTGCACGCTGTCGTAAATCTGAAGGGAATCCACGTGGATGTGTACAATACGCATCTTGGACTGGATGTCACCAGCAGAACGGCACAGGCGCAGGAAATCATTGACCTGGCTTCTGCCTCTGAGGGGCCGATGCTGCTGATGGGCGATTTTAACGCGGAACCTGACAGTTCAGAGTTTAAGCTGCTGCTCGACAGCGGTTTATTCGTGAACAGCTTTCAGGGAATAGACGATGCCTATACGTTTCCTGTAATCAATCCGTCGGCAACAATCGATTACATTCTGACCTCTCCAACTGTTCAGCATTCGAATCAGCGCGTGATCTATACGGAAGCTTCGGATCATCTGCCCATCGCAGCCGATGTGTCATTCCAGCGTTAG